The genomic stretch CGCGGCACGCCCTTCTCGCGGCGGAAGGCGACGCAGCCATCGCCTCCCTTGCCGGCGGTCACTCTGATCTCGGCGACGTCGATGAACTTCAAATCAACCCCCGAAAGTCTCTATGCCGCGCCTGATGCGAAGGCCTGCCTCGCGCAGCGTCTCCTCGGCGTCGGCGTAGCTGAGCCGCAGATGGTTGGGTACGCCGAACGGCTCCCCGGGGACCACGGCCACCTTCTCCTCGCCGAGCAGGTGCTCGGCGAGGCGCATGCATCCTCCGGTCTGCCGGCCCGCGCCGAGCAGGCCGCGGATGTCCGTCAACAGATAGAAAGCGCCATCGGGCATCGTGAACCTCAGCCCCGGGATGTCGCTCAATTCCGCGACGAGCACGTCCCGGCGCCTCTGGAAGGCGCGCGCCATGGTCTCCACCTCGTCCCGGCAATCGAACGCCACCATGGCCGCCTTCTGGGCTATCGTGTTGACGTTGCTCGTGGAGTGGCTCTGCAACCGCGCCATGGCGCTGATGGTCTGCACGTCGGCGATGCCGAACCCGACCCGCCAGCCGGTCATGGCGTAGCTCTTGGACAGGCCGGTGACCGTCACGATACGGTGACGCAAGTCGGGGGCCACGGTCATCAGCGGCACGTGTCCCTCGTCGGTGTAGACCAGATCCTCGTAGATCTCGTCGGTGAGGATGAAGAAGCTCGTCTTGCGGAAGTATTCCGTCAGCTCCTCCAGTTCCGCCCTCGTGTACACGGCACCGGACGGGTTCGACGGCGTGTTCATGATCAGCGCCTTGGCGCGCCCGGCGCCGGCGCGCTCCAGATCCTCGGCCGTGATCTTCCAGCCCGGCCGCGACGGGATCACCGGGATCATGCGCGCGCGTAAAGCGGTGATCTGGGCGGGGTAGGTCACCCAGTAGGGCACGGGCACGGCCACCTCGTCGCCCTGGTTGAGCAGCATCGAGAGCGCGTTGTAGAGAACCTGCTTGGCCCCGTTGGAAACGATCACTTCCTTCGCGGAGATGGCCACGCCGGTCCGCGCAGCATAGAATTCGGCCACCCGCTGGCGCAGTTCGGGCATGCCCGCCGCCGCCGTGTAGCCGATGCGCCCGTGATCGAGGGCGTCGTGCGCCGCCTCGCAGATGGCCCGGGGCGTGGGGAAGTCGGGCTCGCCCGCGGTCAGGTTGACGACGGGCTCTCCCTTTGCGAGCAGTTCCTTGGCCTGTCCCGACAGCTTGAGGGTCGGCGAGTCACCGAGGACATCGGACAGCCAGCCCAGTCTCAATTGTCCCATTTCGTCTCCTTGCAGCGGACCCCGAACCTGCGACCGGCATCATGGTCAAATGTGTCATCAGTCGCCGACCCGGCAAGGTCGATGTCGCAGCCGGGACACGGCGGCCCCATCCGGCGTAGCCGGGGGATTACCCGTCCGCGGCGAACCTCGCCCGCAGGGCCGTGGCGGCCGCCGCGGGCACGTACCTCTCCACCGGCCCGCCACAACGTGCGACGTCGCGGACCAGGGTCCCGCTGAGCATGGCCAGTTCGGGACGCGCGAAGAAGACCAGCACCTCGTAGTCGGCCACGAGCGAGCGGTTCATGGCCGCCATGTTCTGTTCGTGTTCCATGTCGCCGGGCGTGCGCAGTCCGCGTATCGCGACGTTCGCCGACAGGCGCCGCATGGCGTCCACCAGCAATCCGTCGAAGGATACGACCTCGATGCGGCCTTTGTCCCCGAGGCCCGCGACGGCCTCCCTCACCAGGTCGACACGCTCGTTCACGTCGAAGAGCGTGGCCCGTCCCCCGCGCGAGACCGCCACGGTGATCCTGTCGAAGAGCCGCAGCGCCCGCGCAAGCACGTCGCAATGCCCGAGGGTCACGGGGTCGAACGTGCCGGGATAAATGGCGTGTAGATCACTCATCGTCCCTCTCCATGATCGATAGGGCCGCGGCGCCGTAGCGGCGTTGATCGACCCGCCAACCGGCGGGCGGCGGGGGCAACGTCAGCCCCGGTACGTGTTCCAGCACCACCAGAACGCACCGGCCGGCGTCGGCGAGACGCGAACAGGCGCGCCAGACATCCACGGCCAGGTCGCCGGCGTAGGGCGGATCGGCCAGGATGATGTCCCGAGCGGCGAGGTCGTCTCCCGGGGTCGCGAGCCAGCCACAGGCGTCCTGCCGCCAGAGGCGATAGCGCGATGGCTCGGCGCCGCAGGTCTCCAGGTTGCACCGGACCGCTTCGAGAGCTTGCCACGAAAGATCGACAAAATCCACATGTCCCGCGCCGCGGCTCAAGGACTCGATACCGAGCCCTCCCGCGCCGCAGCACAGGTCGACGACCCTCGCCTCGCGAATCGCCCCGCCCAGGATCGAGAAGATAGCTTCCTTGACGCGATCGGTGGTGGGACGCGTCTCGCGTCCCGGCGGGGCCGTCAGCTTGCGACCCCGCCAGCTGCCGGCCACCACCCTCATGATTCCCCGCGGCCGCCGCGCCGCTCCCAGTACAGCTTGGCGGCGAGCACGCGGCTGACGAGTTCCCGGGGTTCGGCCAGATCGCTGCGAAACCTGAAGTGAGCCGTGCGGGCGTAGAGCGGCAGCCTCGCGCGCAGCAGATCCGCGGCGTCCGCCCAGCCGCGTCCCAGGAGCGGCCGCTCCGTCGTGTCGCTCTGCGCGAGACGTTGCCTCAGGATCTCCCAGGGTGCATCGAGCCAGACGACGGCGCCCCGGCTGCGCAACAATTCGCACGCCGCCGTGCGCTCGACCACGCCGCCGCCGCACGCCAGCACGATGTCGCCCGCGGTCGGCAGGTGCTGCAGTGCGGCGAGCTCCAAATCGCGGAAGGCCGCGGCGCCGCCCGCGGCGAAGATATCGGCCACGGTCCGGCCGGCGTCGGTCTCGATCACGGCGTCCAGGTCCTGCACGTCCAGCAGGGCGTGTTCGCCGAGCAAGCGGGCGACCGTGCTCTTGCCGCTGCCCATGAAACCGATCAGGGATAACCACATGTGCTAGCTCCTGCGCGCAGTGTTCGGGACGGTCGCTTCGAGCATAACGAAAGTGGCGACCGCGGGCAAGGAACACCCGGGGTCGCCACTCCGTCATCCCGCCGGCGGCGCCGGCCGGGTGATCATTACAGTTCGTCGTCGCCCCCCACGCAGACAGGCACTTCCTCGCCGTCGGCATCCGAGTTCCGGTGAGCGTCATCATTCCCGTCCATATCGGCTTCGTAGCGCAGCAGCTTGCGGTAGAGGGTGGACGGATTGATCTCGAGGATCTCCGCGGCCCGCTTCTTGTGGCCGCCAACGCTGTCCAGGACGCCCTGGATGTGGCAGCGCTCCACCTCCTCGAGCGCCACGTGGCTGCCGAGCAGGGCGGCCGGCACCGAACCTTCGCTGACGGGATCCGCCACGCCGGGCGGCAGATCATTCCGGCCGATGCGTTCGTTCTCGCGGATGATGCAGGCGCGCTCGATCACGTTCTCCAGTTCGCGCACGTTGCCGGGCCACTCGTAGCGCATCAGGCACCGCAGCGCCTCCTCGGAGATCGCGGCGCCCACGGTCCCGGGGTACTCCGGCCAGTACTGCTTCAGGAAATGGTCGCAGAGCAGCGGTATGTCGTCGGGACGGTCGCGCAGGGCCGGCAGATCGATGGGGATCACGTTGAGCCGGTAGAAGAGGTCGGTCCGGAAGTTGCCGGCTCCCACTTCCCGCTCCAGATCGCGGTTGGTCGCCGCGATGACGCGCAGATCCACCTTGACGGCCTTGCTCGAGCCGACCGGGTAGATCTCCCGCTCCTGAAGCATGCGCAGCAGCTTGACCTGGATGGCGTGGGGCGTCTCGCCGATCTCGTCCAGGAAGATGGTGCCGCCCTGGGCTTGCCGGCAGAATCCGTCGTGGTCGCGGTCGGCGCCCGTGAAGGAACCCTTGACGTGGCCGAAGAGCTGGCTCTCGAGGAGCGTCTCGGGGATCGCGCCGCAGTTGATCGCCACGAATGTTTTCTGCGCCCGCTCGCTGCGGTCGTGTATCGTGCGGGCGATCAACTCCTTGCCCGTGCCGCTCTCGCCCGTGATCAGGATGGTGGCCGGCGTGGCCGAGATCTTGTCGATCATCCTGTAGACGGTCTCCATGCAGTCGCTCTGGCCGATGATCTTCGAGTGGATGCGCTTCTTGGTCAACTCGCGGCGCAACTGCACGTTCTCGCTGCGGGCGTAGCGAAGCTGCAGGGCGTTGCGCACAGCCACCTTGATCTCGTCGTTCTTGCAGTGCTTCTGCAGGTACGAATAGGCGCCGAGGTTCACCGCGTCGATGGCCGACTGTTCGCTGGCGTACGCGGTCAGCATGATGACCGGCGTCTCGGGGTCCACTGCCTTGATGCCCTTGAGCAGCTGGATGCCGTCCACCTTGGGCATCTGGATGTCGCTCAGGACCACGTCGAATGGCGCCTGTTCCATCAACGCCAACGCCTCGGCGCCGGAGCAGGCCGTCGTCACCTTGTAGCCTTCCTTGCCCAGCAGTATGGACAGGTATTGGCACATGGACTCCTCGTCGTCCACGACCAGGATCCGCTTGTCCTCCATGTATGGTTCTCCCTTGGTAACGCTCTCCGTCAGGGGCCGCCAACGGCGGCCCTGTCATGTGTGATATCGGTCAGATTGCAAACTTCTTGAACACGAAAGCGAAGAAAAACGGAGCGTCGTCCAACAAGGCGGGCAGAATGCAACAGCACCGGCAGACGAGCAAATCAGCGGCCAGCGAGGTAGGCTGCTTCGGGCTCCACGCCCATGACCGGGGTCTGCAGCAGCGGCAGGACCACCATGAAGACGGCACCCCCGCCCGGCGGCGAAGCCAGCTCGACCCGACCGCCGTGGTCATGGACGATCCTTTTCACGACCGAGAGCCCCAGCCCTGTGCCGCCCTTGCGCTCGGTGAAGAAGGGCTTGAAGAGCGAGGCGCGGCTCGACGCCGGTACGCCGGGCCCGGTGTCCGCGACGGTGATCTGGCAGGCGGTGTTGTGCGCGTCGAGCTCGGCCGTGAGGGTCAATTCCCCCGTGTAGTCCATGGCTTCGAAGCCGTTCATGGCCAGATTGAGCAGGACCTGCTTGATCTGCTCGGCGTCCATGAGGATGAGCATATCCTCCGGCTCGACCGCATGCGTCACCACCGTCTCGCCTCCCCTCTCCTCCAGGTGCATGCGCAGCTGCAAGACGGCGTCGTCCAGGAAGGGGCGCATCTCCACCAGCTTCGGCTGGGCGGGCCGGGTGCGGGCGAAGGACAGGAAGTCGGTGATGATGTCGTTGACGCGCCGGCTCTCCCTGAGAATCAGTTCCATGAGCTCGCGCTCCTGCTCGTCCAGGGACAGCTCCCCGGCCAGGATCTCCACGCTGCCCCGGATGCTGGCCAGCGGGTTGCGGATCTCGTGCGCGATGCCGGCCGAAAGCTCGCCGACCGCCGCCAGCTGGTCCGTCTCGCGCATCTTGTCTCGCATGAGATTGATGTCCGTCAGGTCCTGGAAGATGGCGACGGCGCCCGTGAGGGCTCCGTCCGACGCCTCGATCGGACTGACGCTGACGCCCACCGGCAGATCCGCGCCGTCGCCGCGCAGGATGCGGATCTCCCGCCTCAGCACGGGGCCGCCTCCGGCCAGGACCTGTGCCAACGCACGGTTGAAATCGTGCAGTCCCTCATCGAAGACGTCGGTCATGGAATATCCGAGCGCATCCTCCTCGTCCAGCATGAGGATGCACTGCGCCGCGGGATTCAGGCGCTGGATGATGCCCCGCTGATCGATGATCACCAGACCGCTGCTCAGGTTGTCCAGCACGTTTCGCAGGTCAGAGCCGAGCGCGTCGGCCCGACGCATCTCGCGGCGTCGCGCCGCCGCTTCGCGACGCCAGCCCATGGCGCAACACGCCGTCACGGCCAGTGCGAACACGCTGATAACGGCTGCCAACAAGACCCGGAGCCTCCACATCAGGGAAGTTCATCGCCGCATCGCGGA from bacterium encodes the following:
- the coaD gene encoding pantetheine-phosphate adenylyltransferase; translation: MSDLHAIYPGTFDPVTLGHCDVLARALRLFDRITVAVSRGGRATLFDVNERVDLVREAVAGLGDKGRIEVVSFDGLLVDAMRRLSANVAIRGLRTPGDMEHEQNMAAMNRSLVADYEVLVFFARPELAMLSGTLVRDVARCGGPVERYVPAAAATALRARFAADG
- a CDS encoding pyridoxal phosphate-dependent aminotransferase, which translates into the protein MGQLRLGWLSDVLGDSPTLKLSGQAKELLAKGEPVVNLTAGEPDFPTPRAICEAAHDALDHGRIGYTAAAGMPELRQRVAEFYAARTGVAISAKEVIVSNGAKQVLYNALSMLLNQGDEVAVPVPYWVTYPAQITALRARMIPVIPSRPGWKITAEDLERAGAGRAKALIMNTPSNPSGAVYTRAELEELTEYFRKTSFFILTDEIYEDLVYTDEGHVPLMTVAPDLRHRIVTVTGLSKSYAMTGWRVGFGIADVQTISAMARLQSHSTSNVNTIAQKAAMVAFDCRDEVETMARAFQRRRDVLVAELSDIPGLRFTMPDGAFYLLTDIRGLLGAGRQTGGCMRLAEHLLGEEKVAVVPGEPFGVPNHLRLSYADAEETLREAGLRIRRGIETFGG
- a CDS encoding shikimate kinase codes for the protein MWLSLIGFMGSGKSTVARLLGEHALLDVQDLDAVIETDAGRTVADIFAAGGAAAFRDLELAALQHLPTAGDIVLACGGGVVERTAACELLRSRGAVVWLDAPWEILRQRLAQSDTTERPLLGRGWADAADLLRARLPLYARTAHFRFRSDLAEPRELVSRVLAAKLYWERRGGRGES
- a CDS encoding sigma-54 dependent transcriptional regulator → MEDKRILVVDDEESMCQYLSILLGKEGYKVTTACSGAEALALMEQAPFDVVLSDIQMPKVDGIQLLKGIKAVDPETPVIMLTAYASEQSAIDAVNLGAYSYLQKHCKNDEIKVAVRNALQLRYARSENVQLRRELTKKRIHSKIIGQSDCMETVYRMIDKISATPATILITGESGTGKELIARTIHDRSERAQKTFVAINCGAIPETLLESQLFGHVKGSFTGADRDHDGFCRQAQGGTIFLDEIGETPHAIQVKLLRMLQEREIYPVGSSKAVKVDLRVIAATNRDLEREVGAGNFRTDLFYRLNVIPIDLPALRDRPDDIPLLCDHFLKQYWPEYPGTVGAAISEEALRCLMRYEWPGNVRELENVIERACIIRENERIGRNDLPPGVADPVSEGSVPAALLGSHVALEEVERCHIQGVLDSVGGHKKRAAEILEINPSTLYRKLLRYEADMDGNDDAHRNSDADGEEVPVCVGGDDEL
- the rsmD gene encoding 16S rRNA (guanine(966)-N(2))-methyltransferase RsmD is translated as MRVVAGSWRGRKLTAPPGRETRPTTDRVKEAIFSILGGAIREARVVDLCCGAGGLGIESLSRGAGHVDFVDLSWQALEAVRCNLETCGAEPSRYRLWRQDACGWLATPGDDLAARDIILADPPYAGDLAVDVWRACSRLADAGRCVLVVLEHVPGLTLPPPPAGWRVDQRRYGAAALSIMERDDE
- a CDS encoding PAS domain S-box protein, with amino-acid sequence MLAAVISVFALAVTACCAMGWRREAAARRREMRRADALGSDLRNVLDNLSSGLVIIDQRGIIQRLNPAAQCILMLDEEDALGYSMTDVFDEGLHDFNRALAQVLAGGGPVLRREIRILRGDGADLPVGVSVSPIEASDGALTGAVAIFQDLTDINLMRDKMRETDQLAAVGELSAGIAHEIRNPLASIRGSVEILAGELSLDEQERELMELILRESRRVNDIITDFLSFARTRPAQPKLVEMRPFLDDAVLQLRMHLEERGGETVVTHAVEPEDMLILMDAEQIKQVLLNLAMNGFEAMDYTGELTLTAELDAHNTACQITVADTGPGVPASSRASLFKPFFTERKGGTGLGLSVVKRIVHDHGGRVELASPPGGGAVFMVVLPLLQTPVMGVEPEAAYLAGR